In Neoarius graeffei isolate fNeoGra1 chromosome 17, fNeoGra1.pri, whole genome shotgun sequence, a single window of DNA contains:
- the eml2 gene encoding echinoderm microtubule-associated protein-like 2 isoform X2: MKKSSSKSKECTLNVEDGYVRMFLRGRPVTMHIPDQLRESYSLDQKVALTDHKLKLQWVYGYRGRDCRSNLYLLPTGEIVYFIASVVVLYNVEEQQQRHYLGHNDDVKCMAIHPDMVTIATGQVAGTSKDGKPLAPHVRVWDSVSLNTLHVIGSGVFDRAVTCVAFSKSNGGAYLCAVDDANDHILSVWDWQKEKQIADVKCSNDSVLGAVFHPMEANLIVTCGKSHINFWTIDGNTLAKRQGLFEKHEKPKYVLCVTFAENGDAITGDSSGNIYIWAKGGNRISQVVAGAHEGGIFSLCVLKDGTLVSGGGKDRKVVLWDHEYHKQNEMVVPETFGPVRTLAEGRQEELFVGTTRNAILQGSFSGALTPIVQGHTDELWGLDVHPSTEQFVTCGQDKQVHLWDVASHEPLWSKTIEDPGRSAGFHPSGAVLAVGTMTGRWLVLDTETRDLISMHTDGNEILSIVKYSPDGAYLAVGSHDNFVYIYAVTENGRKYSRVSKCTGHSSFVTHLDWSTNSQYIVTNSGDYEILYWETSSGKHITSTEVVRNLEWATSTCVLGFSVFGIWPDGADGTDINAVCRSNNRGVLASGDDFGKVRLFSNPCSQPRAPSHVYGGHSSHVTNVAFLHDDSQLISTGGKDTSVLQWALV, from the exons ATGAAGAAATCATCCAG TAAATCCAAAGAGTGCACCCTCAATGTTG AGGATGGGTACGTGAGGATGTTCCTGCGTGGCCGGCCAGTTACCATGCACATTCCTGACCAGTTGAGAGAAAGCTACAGCCTTGACCAAAAGGTGGCCTTGACAGACCACAAACTTAAACTTCAGTGGGT TTATGGCTACAGGGGCAGAGACTGCCGCTCTAATCTCTACTTGTTGCCCACGGGAGAGATTGTCTACTTCATTGCTTCAGTTGTTGTGCTGtataatgtggaggagcagcagcagagACACTACCTAGGCCACAATGATGATGTAAAATG CATGGCTATCCATCCTGACATGGTCACCATAGCAACAGGACAAGTTGCTGGAACATCCAAAGATGGCAAA CCACTAGCTCCTCATGTTCGCGTCTGGGACTCTGTTAGTCTGAACACACTACATGTGATCGGGTCTGGTGTATTTGACCGTGCTGTCACCTGTGTGGCTTTCTCCAAATCA AATGGTGGTGCCTATCTGTGTGCAGTTGATGATGCAAATGACCACATCCTATCTGTGTGGGACTGGCAGAAAGAAAAGCAAATTGCTGATGTGAAG TGCTCAAATGACTCGGTCCTGGGAGCAGTCTTCCACCCCATGGAGGCCAACTTGATTGTCACATGTGGGAAGTCCCATATTAATTTTTGGACTATAGATGGGAACACTTTAGCTAAGCGCCAGGGACTGTTTGAG aaaCACGAGAAACCCAAGTATGTGCTGTGTGTCACCTTTGCTGAAAATGGAGACGCAATAACGGGGGACTCCAGTGGAAACATCTATATTTGGGCTAAAG GTGGTAATAGAATCAGCCAGGTGGTGGCAGGAGCCCATGAAGGCGGGatcttctctctgtgtgtgctaaAGGATGGCACACTGGTGTCTGGAGGAGGGAAGGATCGCAAGGTGGTGCTGTGGGATCATGAATACCACAAACAGAATGAGATGGTG GTTCCTGAGACTTTTGGGCCTGTTCGTACTTTGGCTGAGGGAAGACAAGAGGAATTATTTGTGGGAACCACCAGAAATGCCATCCTGCAAGGCTCTTTCTCTGGTGCTCTCACGCCCATCGTTCAG GGTCACACAGATGAGTTGTGGGGACTGGATGTGCATCCCAGCACTGAGCAGTTTGTGACCTGCGGTCAAGACAAGCAGGTCCACCTGTGGGATGTTGCCTCCCATGAACCTCTGTGGAGCAAGACCATTGAG GACCCTGGCCGTTCTGCTGGATTTCACCCGAGTGGTGCTGTGCTTGCTGTGGGCACCATGACTGGAAG GTGGTTGGTTCTGGACACTGAAACCAGAGATCTTATTTCTATGCACACAGATGGGAATGAAATCCTCTCCATTGTCAAATACTCTCCAG ATGGAGCATACCTAGCTGTGGGATCtcatgataactttgtttacatctaTGCTGTAACTGAGAATGGAAGAAAGTATAGTCGAGTTAGCAAATGCACT GGGCATTCCAGCTTTGTTACGCATCTTGACTGGTCCACCAACAGCCAGTATATTGTCACAAACTCAGGAGATTATGAGATCTTGTACT gggAGACCTCCAGTGGGAAACACATTACAAGCACAGAGGTAGTACGCAATCTGGAATGGGCCACTTCAACTTGTGTGCTTGGTTTCAGTGTGTTTG GCATCTGGCCAGACGGTGCTGATGGCACAGACATCAATGCTGTTTGCAGGTCAAATAACCGTGGTGTCCTGGCCTCAGGCGATGATTTTGGTAAAGTGCGTTTGTTCTCTAACCCCTGTTCTCAGCCAAGG GCACCTAGTCATGTATATGGTGGACACAGCAGCCATGTGACCAATGTTGCCTTTCTCCATGATGACAGTCAGCTCATCTCTACTGGAGGGAAAGACACCAGCGTTCTTCAGTGGGCACTTGTCTAA